A genome region from Sphingomonas anseongensis includes the following:
- a CDS encoding GtrA family protein translates to MATRLNFDERTFSQLVRFAVVGFFLAGVYSAIYWYLATYVMPPMLAVVFAFAVAVSIGFVMHSRWSFRGHGKREDRRLKMKFLLVQASGFFLNEAFTWVLTGPLHGPTWWPLVPAIFVTPLATYIFNRQWVFR, encoded by the coding sequence ATGGCGACCAGATTGAATTTCGACGAGCGGACGTTCTCGCAGCTTGTCCGCTTTGCCGTGGTCGGCTTCTTTCTCGCCGGGGTTTACTCGGCAATCTACTGGTACCTTGCGACTTATGTGATGCCGCCGATGCTCGCGGTCGTCTTCGCTTTCGCGGTCGCGGTCAGCATCGGCTTTGTGATGCACAGCCGCTGGAGCTTCCGCGGTCACGGCAAGCGCGAGGACCGCCGGCTGAAGATGAAGTTCCTGTTGGTGCAGGCATCGGGCTTCTTTCTCAACGAGGCGTTCACGTGGGTCCTGACCGGCCCACTTCACGGCCCGACCTGGTGGCCGCTGGTGCCCGCGATCTTCGTCACTCCGCTGGCGACCTACATCTTCAACCGGCAGTGGGTTTTCCGCTGA
- a CDS encoding class I SAM-dependent methyltransferase — protein sequence MGFPLMERVVYDRMAELDELHWWYRARREVLDALIRRTVQPPKDARVLEVGCGTGHNIRMLERFGSVDGIEIDPEARGFAERRLGREVSSAALPELSGIERSRYDLVAALDVVEHIDDDNAAIAGLASCLKPGGKLLVTVPAHQWMWSAHDELNHHKRRYSKRGLRSLIEGSPLRLDALGYFNSLLFPLAVGARLAAKATGRGGGDDALPPKPVNYAFERAFAAERRLIGKFPLPPGLSLFAVATAT from the coding sequence GTGGGTTTTCCGCTGATGGAGCGGGTGGTCTACGATCGGATGGCGGAGCTCGATGAGCTTCACTGGTGGTACCGCGCCCGCCGCGAGGTTCTCGACGCGCTTATCCGTCGGACCGTCCAGCCGCCGAAGGATGCGCGGGTCCTCGAGGTCGGCTGCGGGACCGGCCACAATATCCGGATGCTGGAGCGGTTCGGCTCGGTCGACGGGATCGAGATCGATCCGGAGGCGCGGGGGTTCGCCGAAAGAAGGCTGGGCCGCGAGGTGTCCTCGGCAGCGCTTCCCGAGCTGTCGGGCATCGAGCGGAGCCGGTACGACCTGGTTGCGGCGCTCGACGTGGTCGAGCATATCGACGACGACAATGCGGCAATCGCCGGCCTCGCCTCGTGCCTCAAACCGGGAGGAAAGCTGCTGGTGACGGTTCCGGCGCACCAGTGGATGTGGTCGGCGCACGACGAGCTCAACCACCACAAGAGGCGTTATTCGAAACGGGGACTTCGAAGCCTGATCGAGGGCTCGCCTCTCCGCCTCGACGCGCTCGGCTATTTCAACAGCTTGCTGTTCCCGCTTGCCGTCGGTGCCCGCCTGGCGGCGAAGGCGACCGGGCGTGGCGGCGGCGACGACGCGCTTCCGCCGAAGCCGGTGAATTATGCCTTCGAGCGCGCCTTCGCGGCCGAGCGGCGCTTGATCGGCAAGTTTCCGCTACCGCCCGGGCTGTCGCTGTTCGCGGTCGCAACAGCGACCTGA
- the egtB gene encoding ergothioneine biosynthesis protein EgtB → MATRRNPLARPASALGERYLATRRLTLELAAPLSDADATIQPFPDASPAKWHLAHTSWFFETFVLRANVPGYAPFDERFGYLFNSYYEGEGERHARPKRGMLSRPSLDEVRSYRAHVDEALMQALPSLGAAALDLVELGINHEQQHQELLLTDILATFAENPLEPAYGAATATDAGATTLEWIEGRTGIIEIGAGADGFAFDSERPRHRVFLNPHSIASLPVTNAEWQEFIADGGYRKPTLWLADGWDWVRRERISAPLYWNEDGTHFTLAGRVERDAAAPVAHVSFYEADAFARWAGARLPREDEWESAARDDDPLSGQQLDTGGAAVPRPKSGFFGSVWEWTQSAFSPYPGFAPAEGTVGEYNGKFMCGQFVLKGASCATPRGHSRASYRNFFPPHARWQFTGLRLARDS, encoded by the coding sequence CTGGCAACCCGGCGCAACCCGCTAGCGAGGCCTGCCTCGGCACTTGGCGAGCGCTATCTCGCGACGCGTCGGCTGACGCTCGAGCTCGCCGCTCCGCTTTCGGATGCTGATGCGACCATCCAGCCCTTTCCCGACGCATCGCCGGCAAAATGGCACCTCGCCCACACGAGCTGGTTCTTCGAGACCTTCGTCCTTCGAGCGAACGTTCCCGGCTATGCCCCGTTCGACGAGCGCTTCGGATATCTGTTCAATTCCTATTACGAGGGCGAGGGCGAACGGCACGCGCGCCCGAAGCGCGGGATGCTGAGCCGTCCGTCGCTGGACGAGGTCCGATCCTATAGGGCCCACGTCGATGAAGCCCTGATGCAGGCATTGCCGTCGCTCGGCGCGGCTGCGCTCGACCTGGTGGAGCTGGGAATCAACCACGAGCAGCAGCACCAGGAGTTGCTCCTGACCGACATCCTCGCGACCTTCGCCGAGAATCCGCTCGAGCCCGCCTATGGCGCAGCCACCGCCACCGACGCTGGCGCAACGACGCTCGAGTGGATCGAAGGCCGCACGGGAATCATCGAGATCGGCGCAGGGGCTGACGGTTTCGCGTTCGACAGCGAACGGCCGCGGCACCGAGTGTTCCTGAACCCCCATTCGATCGCCTCGCTGCCGGTGACGAACGCCGAATGGCAGGAGTTCATCGCTGACGGCGGTTACCGAAAACCGACGCTGTGGCTGGCCGACGGATGGGACTGGGTTCGCCGCGAGCGCATCAGTGCACCTCTCTACTGGAATGAGGACGGCACGCACTTCACTCTCGCCGGCCGAGTCGAGCGCGACGCCGCCGCACCGGTCGCCCATGTCAGCTTTTACGAAGCCGACGCCTTCGCTCGTTGGGCAGGCGCTCGCCTCCCGCGCGAAGATGAATGGGAAAGCGCGGCGCGGGACGACGACCCGCTCTCCGGCCAGCAGCTCGACACAGGCGGAGCGGCCGTCCCACGGCCCAAGTCCGGTTTCTTCGGCTCGGTCTGGGAATGGACGCAAAGTGCGTTCAGCCCCTACCCGGGCTTCGCTCCCGCCGAAGGAACGGTGGGCGAGTATAACGGCAAGTTCATGTGCGGGCAGTTCGTCCTGAAAGGCGCCAGCTGCGCCACTCCGCGCGGCCACAGCCGGGCGAGCTACCGCAACTTCTTCCCGCCGCACGCTCGGTGGCAATTCACGGGGCTGAGGCTTGCCCGGGACAGCTGA
- a CDS encoding AcrB/AcrD/AcrF family protein has protein sequence MLKRKDDVPVARILAFLERHWKPILIAIWLITCAWWAYTRWSNILTFALGDTDDNMRMMQVRALLHGQDWFDLRQYRLNPPFGANIHWSRLVDLPIAGIILLARPFVGGADAERIAAAIAPMIPYSVLLFGVALTARRLIDPRAFFLPALTLIVAGLSNSMFMPERLDHHGWQLAFLAVSVAGLADPKRARGGVTLGITTALSLAIGLEMIIYLAVMGAAVALFWVADPRQQRRAIAYAVSLGGGVAFCFLVFASYANRAAVCDALSPVWLSDLLLASALLSLLALLTPADWRIRLAMALAAGAVVAAFHALAWPYCLGRPENVSAETYSLWLSHVREARPVYRHTWQVATLILALPVTATFGWLLLAWHNRKDGDLFRRTIAAWAPALVATLLLFWQVRTGPAAQMLAAVGAVSIIWVLAPIFERTRSSIVQVLGLVSIALIGFGAVVPLGLDYFAPGRKLTPREIQVERANRLCNFIGSYHPIALQPKGVVFTFIDLAPRLITVTHHDSIMGPYHRNGEQIVDAMKAFRGSADQARQIFAKYRADYLLTCPNASTTTIFTSEAPNGFYAQLQKGQVPGWLTPVPLPANSPFRMWKIVR, from the coding sequence ATGCTTAAGCGCAAGGACGACGTTCCTGTAGCCCGGATCCTTGCCTTCCTCGAGCGGCACTGGAAGCCGATCCTCATCGCCATTTGGCTGATCACGTGCGCCTGGTGGGCCTACACGCGCTGGTCGAACATCCTCACCTTCGCCCTCGGCGACACCGACGACAACATGCGCATGATGCAGGTGCGCGCGCTGCTTCACGGGCAGGACTGGTTCGACCTCAGGCAATATCGGCTCAATCCGCCGTTCGGCGCCAACATCCACTGGAGCCGGCTGGTCGACCTTCCGATAGCCGGCATCATCCTGCTTGCCAGGCCGTTCGTCGGCGGGGCGGATGCGGAGCGGATTGCGGCCGCGATTGCTCCGATGATCCCTTATTCGGTGCTTCTGTTCGGGGTCGCGCTTACCGCAAGACGGCTGATTGATCCGCGCGCCTTTTTTCTTCCTGCGCTCACGCTGATCGTCGCGGGCCTGAGCAACAGCATGTTCATGCCGGAAAGGCTGGATCACCACGGCTGGCAGCTGGCATTTCTCGCCGTGAGCGTCGCCGGGCTCGCCGATCCGAAGCGCGCGCGCGGCGGAGTGACGCTCGGAATCACCACCGCGCTATCGCTCGCCATCGGCCTGGAGATGATCATCTACCTCGCGGTCATGGGCGCCGCGGTCGCCCTGTTCTGGGTCGCCGACCCGCGCCAGCAGCGACGGGCGATCGCCTATGCCGTGAGCCTGGGCGGTGGCGTGGCGTTCTGCTTTCTCGTCTTTGCCTCCTACGCGAACCGAGCCGCAGTCTGTGACGCCTTGTCTCCGGTCTGGTTGTCGGACCTGCTTCTTGCCTCGGCGCTGTTGTCGCTACTGGCGCTTCTCACTCCCGCAGACTGGAGAATCCGGCTGGCAATGGCGCTCGCTGCCGGGGCGGTGGTCGCAGCATTTCATGCGTTAGCCTGGCCGTACTGCCTCGGGCGGCCGGAGAATGTCTCGGCCGAAACCTATTCGCTCTGGCTCAGCCACGTTCGCGAGGCGCGGCCGGTCTATCGCCACACATGGCAGGTCGCGACGCTGATACTTGCCCTGCCGGTTACTGCAACGTTCGGATGGCTCCTCCTTGCGTGGCATAACCGCAAGGACGGCGACCTGTTCAGGCGAACCATTGCCGCTTGGGCGCCGGCCCTCGTCGCAACGCTTCTCCTCTTCTGGCAGGTCAGGACCGGCCCCGCTGCGCAGATGCTCGCTGCAGTCGGCGCGGTCTCGATCATCTGGGTGCTGGCGCCGATCTTCGAACGGACCCGGAGCTCCATCGTCCAGGTCCTCGGGCTGGTCTCCATCGCTCTGATCGGCTTCGGGGCTGTCGTGCCGCTTGGCCTCGATTACTTCGCCCCCGGACGGAAACTCACCCCGCGCGAAATCCAGGTGGAGCGCGCCAACCGGCTGTGCAACTTCATCGGTTCTTACCACCCGATCGCTTTGCAGCCGAAAGGCGTGGTCTTCACGTTCATCGACCTTGCGCCGCGGCTGATCACTGTCACCCACCATGATTCGATTATGGGGCCGTACCACCGCAACGGAGAGCAGATCGTCGACGCGATGAAGGCGTTCCGCGGCAGCGCCGATCAGGCCCGGCAGATTTTCGCCAAGTACCGCGCGGATTATCTTCTGACCTGCCCGAACGCCTCGACGACCACGATCTTCACTTCCGAAGCTCCGAACGGCTTCTATGCGCAGCTGCAGAAGGGGCAGGTGCCGGGCTGGCTTACGCCGGTTCCGCTACCCGCGAATTCGCCGTTCCGGATGTGGAAGATCGTGCGCTAG
- a CDS encoding class I SAM-dependent methyltransferase — MSLIGKMIDRLLTKGSITLTEAGKEPRTYGPGRGKHVKARFTDAKVPFEILKNPRLGFGEAYMDGRIVLEEGTILDLLEIVMGSNPWEEGRTARKVLNRGMSRMKRLFARNDTKRARRNVAHHYDLGDELYETFLDSDRQYSCAYFTSPDNELEQAQWEKKAHIASKLYLQPGQRVLDIGSGWGGLAIYLYQAAKVDVLGITLSEDQLRVARRRAEEAGVSDHVKFELIDYRVLQGEFDRIVSVGMFEHVGLEYYDEFFAACRRLLKRDGVMLLHTIGKFGISKKPDPFTDKWIFPGYHLPSLSQMCSASENAKLIVSDLETLRLHYAYTLRHWLDRVNENRAKIEAMYDARFFRMWEFYLAGGIVMFESGGGCNYQVQYIRDRRALPITRDYMMEAEKRLRVKPAATKKKGPAQTRRASSKQKETA, encoded by the coding sequence GTGTCGTTAATCGGCAAAATGATCGACCGACTGCTCACCAAGGGCAGCATCACGCTAACCGAGGCGGGCAAGGAACCGCGAACCTATGGGCCCGGCCGCGGCAAGCATGTGAAAGCCCGCTTCACCGACGCCAAGGTGCCGTTCGAGATCCTCAAGAACCCACGTCTCGGCTTCGGCGAAGCCTATATGGACGGCAGGATCGTCCTGGAGGAGGGCACCATCCTCGACCTCCTGGAAATCGTGATGGGCTCCAACCCATGGGAAGAGGGCAGGACTGCGCGGAAGGTCCTGAACCGTGGAATGAGCCGGATGAAGCGCCTGTTCGCGCGCAATGACACCAAGCGCGCCAGGCGCAACGTCGCCCATCATTACGATCTCGGCGATGAGCTTTACGAGACGTTCCTCGATTCAGACCGGCAGTACAGCTGCGCTTACTTCACTTCGCCGGACAACGAGCTCGAGCAGGCGCAGTGGGAGAAGAAGGCGCATATCGCCTCGAAACTCTACCTCCAGCCGGGACAGAGGGTTCTCGACATCGGCTCGGGTTGGGGCGGGCTCGCGATTTATCTCTATCAGGCCGCCAAGGTTGACGTTCTCGGGATTACCCTTTCCGAAGACCAGCTTCGCGTTGCGCGGAGGCGGGCCGAGGAGGCTGGAGTCTCGGACCACGTGAAGTTCGAGCTGATCGACTATCGCGTGCTTCAAGGCGAGTTCGACCGGATCGTATCGGTCGGAATGTTCGAGCATGTCGGGCTGGAATATTACGACGAGTTCTTCGCGGCCTGCCGCCGACTGCTCAAGCGCGATGGTGTGATGCTCCTCCACACGATCGGGAAGTTCGGCATTTCGAAGAAGCCGGACCCGTTCACCGACAAGTGGATTTTCCCGGGCTACCACCTCCCGTCGCTGAGCCAGATGTGCTCCGCCAGCGAGAATGCGAAGCTGATCGTCAGCGACCTGGAGACCCTAAGGCTCCACTATGCGTACACGCTTCGCCACTGGCTGGACCGGGTGAACGAGAACCGGGCGAAGATCGAGGCGATGTACGACGCGCGCTTCTTCCGCATGTGGGAATTCTACCTGGCAGGCGGCATCGTGATGTTCGAAAGCGGAGGGGGCTGCAATTACCAGGTCCAGTATATCCGCGACCGGCGGGCACTGCCGATCACCCGCGATTATATGATGGAGGCGGAAAAGCGCCTCCGCGTGAAGCCCGCCGCGACAAAGAAAAAAGGCCCGGCACAAACGCGCCGGGCCTCTTCGAAACAGAAGGAAACGGCTTAA
- a CDS encoding glycosyltransferase family 2 protein: MNSLSIVVPCFNEQACLDTLHERLSSAARTTFGDDYEIVLVNDGSTDGSWPIMQQMSAADPHLVAVNLSRNHGHQLALTAGLDLARGELILVIDADLQDPPELLADMVETMHREKADVVYGVRKSRKGETAFKRATAHGFYRLLASATDVDIPLDAGDFRLISRRALDMFLAMPEQARFIRGMVAWIGFKQVPILYDRDERFAGDTKYPLSKMLRFAFDALTGFSSAPLKLASHAGLALSIGSVVIVLFILYAWLTGRSIPGWTSLMFVVVVLGAVQMFVLALMGEYIGRLYNETKRRPLYIVQEIAGAEHRTGRLGQVAVATANSDSPGGSGNLPIKRRSAAKARSKA, from the coding sequence ATGAACAGCCTGTCGATCGTCGTTCCCTGCTTCAATGAGCAGGCGTGCCTGGATACGCTCCATGAGCGTCTATCGTCCGCCGCCCGAACAACGTTCGGGGACGATTACGAAATCGTGCTGGTCAACGACGGCTCGACGGATGGCAGCTGGCCGATCATGCAGCAGATGTCGGCCGCCGATCCGCATCTCGTCGCGGTCAACCTGTCGCGCAATCACGGCCACCAGCTTGCACTCACGGCCGGCCTGGACCTTGCTCGAGGCGAGCTGATCCTGGTGATCGATGCCGACCTCCAGGACCCGCCGGAGCTTCTGGCGGACATGGTCGAAACGATGCACCGCGAGAAAGCCGACGTCGTCTATGGAGTGCGCAAGAGCCGCAAGGGCGAGACCGCGTTCAAGCGCGCGACCGCCCACGGCTTCTACCGCCTTCTTGCTAGCGCGACCGACGTCGACATTCCGCTCGACGCGGGCGACTTCCGGCTAATCAGCCGCCGCGCACTCGACATGTTCCTGGCGATGCCGGAGCAGGCGCGGTTCATCCGTGGGATGGTCGCGTGGATCGGCTTCAAGCAGGTGCCGATACTCTACGACCGCGACGAGCGTTTCGCCGGAGACACCAAATATCCGCTAAGCAAGATGCTCCGCTTCGCCTTCGACGCTTTGACCGGCTTTTCCTCGGCGCCGCTGAAGCTGGCGAGCCATGCCGGTCTTGCGCTTTCCATCGGTTCGGTCGTGATCGTCCTGTTCATCCTCTACGCGTGGCTGACCGGGCGCAGCATCCCCGGCTGGACGTCGCTGATGTTCGTAGTGGTCGTGCTCGGCGCCGTGCAGATGTTCGTCCTCGCACTGATGGGCGAATATATCGGCCGCCTCTACAATGAGACTAAGCGGCGGCCGCTCTACATCGTCCAGGAAATCGCCGGAGCGGAGCATCGCACCGGGCGCCTGGGTCAGGTCGCTGTTGCGACCGCGAACAGCGACAGCCCGGGCGGTAGCGGAAACTTGCCGATCAAGCGCCGCTCGGCCGCGAAGGCGCGCTCGAAGGCATAA
- a CDS encoding MarC family protein, producing the protein MMELFGSALVTFLVIIDPPGCAPIFASLTRGASEAHRRAMAIRSSLIAWAILLFFALLGKPMLQALGISLASFRIAGGIMLFFIAIDMVFERRTERREKRAEEIERTPETEDVSVFPMAIPMIAGPGSIASAMLWVSRADTAIDVVVVLAAITAVMLITLVTLLASGALMRLIGEKVEAMITRILGVILAALAAQFVVDGLKQSFPNALA; encoded by the coding sequence ATGATGGAGCTGTTCGGATCGGCCCTGGTCACCTTCCTGGTGATCATCGATCCGCCCGGCTGTGCACCGATTTTCGCCAGTCTCACGCGGGGCGCTTCCGAAGCTCACCGCCGGGCGATGGCCATCCGCTCCTCGCTGATCGCCTGGGCAATCCTCCTGTTCTTCGCGCTTCTGGGCAAGCCCATGCTCCAGGCGCTGGGCATCAGTCTCGCCAGCTTCAGGATAGCGGGCGGGATTATGCTGTTCTTCATCGCCATCGACATGGTGTTCGAGCGCCGCACCGAGCGCCGCGAGAAGCGGGCGGAAGAGATCGAGAGGACTCCCGAGACCGAGGACGTGAGCGTCTTCCCAATGGCAATTCCAATGATCGCCGGCCCCGGATCGATCGCAAGCGCGATGCTCTGGGTTTCACGCGCCGACACCGCAATCGACGTGGTCGTGGTGCTTGCCGCCATCACCGCGGTGATGCTGATCACGCTGGTGACCCTGCTCGCATCCGGCGCGCTGATGCGGCTGATCGGCGAGAAGGTGGAAGCTATGATTACGCGGATCCTAGGCGTGATCCTGGCCGCGCTCGCCGCCCAGTTCGTCGTCGACGGCCTGAAACAAAGCTTTCCGAACGCTCTCGCCTAG
- the folD gene encoding bifunctional methylenetetrahydrofolate dehydrogenase/methenyltetrahydrofolate cyclohydrolase FolD translates to MTAKRIDGKAAGLALREQVAVAAAEFQARTGRAPGLATVLVGEDPASSVYVRSKGKATAEAGMESFAHHLPADTSEEALLDLVVLLNNDDRVDGILVQLPLPPHMDSSRVIAAIDPAKDVDGFHPVNAGRLATGLDALVPCTPLGCLHLLKNELGSLSGKDAVVIGRSNIVGKPMAMLLIGESATVTVAHSRTRDLPDVVRRADIVVAAVGRPEMIRGDWIKPGAVVIDVGINRVAAADEGKTRLVGDVAFGEAAEVASAITPVPGGVGPMTIAMLLRNTLVAAHRRAGLADPEGL, encoded by the coding sequence ATGACCGCGAAGCGGATCGACGGAAAAGCCGCCGGGCTGGCGCTTCGGGAGCAAGTCGCCGTTGCAGCGGCCGAGTTCCAGGCCAGGACCGGCCGTGCGCCTGGGCTGGCGACAGTCCTGGTCGGCGAAGACCCAGCCAGCTCCGTCTATGTCCGCTCCAAAGGCAAAGCGACCGCCGAGGCGGGCATGGAAAGCTTCGCCCATCACCTGCCGGCGGACACCAGCGAGGAAGCCCTTCTCGATCTCGTCGTGCTCCTCAACAATGACGACCGGGTCGACGGAATCCTCGTCCAGCTTCCGCTTCCGCCACACATGGACTCTTCAAGGGTCATCGCGGCGATCGATCCCGCGAAGGACGTCGACGGCTTTCATCCAGTCAACGCAGGCCGCCTCGCGACCGGGCTCGACGCGCTAGTGCCCTGCACCCCGCTCGGCTGCCTCCACCTGCTGAAGAACGAGCTCGGAAGCCTCAGCGGCAAGGATGCGGTGGTGATCGGCCGCTCCAACATCGTCGGCAAGCCGATGGCGATGCTGCTGATCGGTGAGAGCGCGACGGTCACCGTAGCCCATTCCCGCACGCGCGATCTACCGGACGTCGTCCGGCGCGCGGACATCGTCGTCGCCGCCGTCGGAAGGCCGGAGATGATCCGCGGCGACTGGATCAAGCCCGGGGCGGTCGTCATCGACGTCGGAATCAATCGCGTCGCCGCCGCCGATGAAGGCAAGACCCGATTGGTCGGCGACGTTGCCTTTGGCGAGGCGGCCGAGGTCGCGTCGGCGATCACCCCGGTTCCTGGCGGAGTCGGCCCGATGACGATCGCAATGCTTCTTAGAAACACCTTGGTTGCCGCGCACCGCCGCGCTGGCCTCGCCGATCCGGAAGGACTGTAG
- a CDS encoding cob(I)yrinic acid a,c-diamide adenosyltransferase, with product MVKLNKIYTRTGDKGTAGLVDGSRVSKAGLRMAAIGDVDEANAAVGAAIALLNPVVGERLRRVQNELFDLGADIATPGEIEGALRIVGSQVERLEQEIDAMNESLDPLTSFILPGGSAEVAALHLARTVVRRAERSAVALSQGEQVNPDALAYINRLSDLLFVAARFVASSQGGDVLWQPGATR from the coding sequence ATGGTCAAGCTGAACAAGATCTACACACGCACCGGCGACAAGGGCACCGCCGGGCTGGTGGATGGGTCGAGGGTCAGCAAGGCTGGCCTGCGGATGGCGGCGATCGGCGACGTCGATGAGGCCAATGCGGCGGTCGGGGCTGCGATCGCGCTCCTCAATCCGGTTGTCGGCGAACGGCTTCGCAGGGTGCAGAACGAGCTGTTCGACCTCGGCGCTGACATTGCGACGCCCGGGGAGATCGAAGGTGCGCTTCGAATTGTCGGCAGCCAGGTCGAACGGCTGGAGCAGGAAATCGACGCGATGAACGAGTCGCTCGATCCGCTGACCAGCTTCATACTTCCCGGCGGATCGGCCGAGGTCGCCGCGCTGCACCTTGCCCGCACCGTCGTCCGCCGCGCCGAGCGATCGGCGGTTGCGCTGTCGCAGGGCGAGCAGGTGAACCCGGACGCCCTCGCCTATATCAACCGCCTGTCCGATCTCCTGTTCGTCGCCGCGCGCTTCGTAGCGTCAAGCCAAGGGGGAGACGTGCTCTGGCAACCCGGCGCAACCCGCTAG
- a CDS encoding EF-hand domain-containing protein: MRNMILAAAAAASLAVIAPAIAQTAPEAHRGMSMQPMTRAQVVEKVQAHFAKLDSNKDGFVTKEEAQAVREARRVEITKRVQERGDQRFDRMDANHDGSISRQEFDSARQAMTSRGDRGHRVVMREMHGGMMGNLFDMADANKDSRVSLQEATAAAVAHFDAADLNHDGTLTPEEMRAAHQAMRGKPAKR, from the coding sequence ATGAGAAACATGATCCTCGCAGCGGCAGCAGCCGCTTCGCTAGCCGTCATTGCCCCGGCGATCGCGCAGACCGCGCCTGAGGCGCATCGCGGAATGTCCATGCAGCCGATGACTCGCGCGCAGGTCGTGGAGAAGGTTCAGGCCCACTTCGCCAAGCTGGATTCCAACAAGGACGGGTTCGTCACCAAGGAGGAGGCCCAGGCCGTCCGGGAGGCGAGGCGCGTCGAGATCACCAAGCGCGTGCAGGAGCGCGGCGACCAGCGTTTCGATCGCATGGACGCCAATCATGACGGGTCGATCAGCCGTCAGGAGTTCGATTCAGCCCGGCAGGCGATGACGTCGCGCGGCGACCGCGGCCATCGCGTCGTGATGCGCGAGATGCACGGCGGAATGATGGGCAACCTGTTCGATATGGCCGACGCCAACAAGGACAGCCGGGTGTCGCTGCAGGAAGCGACGGCCGCGGCCGTTGCGCATTTCGATGCCGCCGATCTCAACCATGACGGAACGCTGACGCCCGAGGAGATGCGGGCCGCCCATCAGGCGATGCGCGGCAAGCCCGCCAAGCGTTAA
- a CDS encoding YggT family protein, translating into MLIALFDIADLLLSVLAWIIIIQVILSWLFAFNVLNTRSGAVRSITTALDKLTAPLYRPIRAVLPDFGGIDFSPLVLLLVIKIIQMLLHGAERSLYLQTV; encoded by the coding sequence ATGCTGATCGCCCTCTTTGATATCGCCGACCTCCTGCTCAGCGTCCTCGCTTGGATCATCATCATCCAGGTGATCCTGAGCTGGCTGTTCGCCTTCAACGTCCTCAACACCCGCTCAGGTGCGGTCCGGTCGATCACCACGGCGCTCGATAAGCTCACGGCACCGCTCTATCGGCCGATCCGCGCGGTGCTGCCGGACTTCGGCGGGATCGACTTTTCGCCGCTGGTGCTGCTGCTGGTGATCAAGATCATCCAGATGCTGCTGCATGGGGCCGAACGCAGCCTCTATTTGCAGACGGTATGA
- the egtD gene encoding L-histidine N(alpha)-methyltransferase, with amino-acid sequence MPGTADPQFRQDVLAGLSAPIPAVPARWLYDLRGSELFDEITRLPSYYPTETETALLKQIMPELATAIPRGTAVVEFGAGSATKTPLLLEAIAPAAYVPVDISGDYLGSSADMLRERFPDLAIYPVAADFARPFELPGEVLDPPKLGFFPGSTIGNFVPRTATDLLRHFRDLLGTGSLLLIGMDRVKPIERLLAAYDEPEGVTASFNLNLLERINRELDGDIPVDAFRHEARWNDMLSRIEMHLVATSDVEFTVSGKPFAFKAGESIHTENSHKYPRRGARLLLLAGGWTPVAEWEDPAGDFSIVLAQAQPNRFAP; translated from the coding sequence TTGCCCGGGACAGCTGATCCGCAATTTCGGCAGGACGTGCTCGCCGGACTGTCCGCGCCGATCCCGGCCGTTCCCGCTCGCTGGCTTTACGACCTTCGCGGTTCGGAGCTGTTCGACGAGATCACCAGGCTTCCGAGCTATTATCCGACCGAAACCGAAACGGCGCTTCTCAAGCAAATCATGCCGGAACTGGCCACGGCGATCCCGAGGGGAACGGCAGTGGTCGAGTTCGGCGCCGGATCGGCGACCAAGACCCCCCTTCTGCTCGAAGCGATCGCTCCGGCGGCATATGTACCCGTCGACATTTCCGGCGACTATCTTGGCTCCAGCGCGGACATGCTTCGGGAGCGTTTTCCCGACCTCGCGATCTACCCGGTGGCGGCGGACTTCGCCCGCCCCTTCGAACTTCCAGGCGAAGTTCTCGACCCGCCAAAGCTCGGCTTCTTCCCGGGATCCACGATCGGCAATTTCGTCCCGCGCACGGCCACCGACCTGCTCCGCCATTTCCGCGACCTGCTTGGAACGGGTTCGCTGCTTTTGATCGGAATGGACCGTGTGAAGCCCATCGAGCGGCTGCTTGCCGCTTATGACGAGCCCGAGGGCGTCACTGCCAGCTTCAACCTCAACCTCCTCGAGCGAATCAATCGCGAGCTCGATGGGGACATCCCGGTCGACGCCTTCCGCCACGAGGCGCGGTGGAACGACATGCTGTCGAGGATCGAAATGCACCTCGTCGCAACCAGCGACGTCGAGTTCACCGTTTCCGGCAAGCCCTTCGCGTTCAAGGCAGGCGAATCGATCCACACGGAGAACAGCCACAAATATCCGCGCCGCGGAGCTCGCCTGCTGCTGCTCGCGGGCGGTTGGACCCCCGTCGCGGAGTGGGAGGATCCGGCTGGAGACTTTTCGATCGTCCTCGCGCAAGCTCAGCCAAACCGCTTCGCACCGTGA